In Phyllopteryx taeniolatus isolate TA_2022b chromosome 5, UOR_Ptae_1.2, whole genome shotgun sequence, the DNA window GCCGGGTCAAAGCTCCGGCCCTGTTGGAGCGCTTCTCCAGCATCCGTCAGCTGTGCAACGCCACCGTCGCGGAGCTGGAAGCCGCGGTGGGCCGGGCCGCCGCGCTAAACATCCACGCGTTCTTCCACGAGACATGATTGTCGGCGTCTTTCGCTGGCAAAAGGCGTAGTAATTATGGATTTGAAGAAACGGGGCACCAGTTCGTTCATAAAAGAAGGAAAACTATTAATGtacagttctttttttgttgtcactTGTATATCATGGACAAATTCCTGTTTCCTTAAGCCGGGCGTTGtcagtcgtcgtcgtcgtcgtccagAGGCCACCTCCACTTTGACGTCaaacttaatgtttttttgcccttttgattgaatgcaaaacaTGACGAGAAAATCTTGAGATTGAATGCGTAATACTCCCCACCACCCCAATGTCTCGCGTATAATCGAGTGTGAAATTGGCATTGAGttatactgagcagccaggcCCTTTCCAACGTGGCAAGATCTATTTCCTGTTTTATGGTTATCGTCACATCTTTCCTCTTTGCCGTCACTCGTACCTCACCGTGGTGCCATTACAAGAAGCAAATCCTGAACCATAAATACCGGTACTCGGTGACATTTAAGTCTTTCGAGATTTGCACAAGTCAAATGGGACTTCATGCAGactgatgcttttgtttgtgCTTTTAAAGCATTTAAACATAGGTTTAATGCctgtgacaaacaaaaacacagctgtGTTTAGCCAGTGAGTGTAAAACATTTAATGACGCCGGCTCACATAAGTATGACTTTTGTTCAGCTGCCCAGAGGAAAGTCTCGGCACCAGCTCAGGCTGCTGCTCCCGGTCCTATTGGATCTCATAAGAATGTGTGAATCATTTCTGCTCCCATTGAACACCCCCATTACCtctgtgattggttcattctggaTGATGTAGCAAACATACAAAGTGTTTCCTGACACCTCTAATCAACACTGATCAATAGATTCCTTCAGCTATGTATATTACAGTGTGAAAGGCCACAGCGGTTTCCACTTTTGTcccagtgggggggggggaaccaaaAAGAGATCATTAACGCTGTGCTGCGAAAGTGGGACTAAAAACGGCCTCTGTCCTGCTAGACGGTTTAACATCCGCACGTCTGGATTTGACAAAAGAGATTTGATTTAAATTTCAATTCCgatgaacattttgaatggtcaccttaaatgtactgtacatatgtaaTCTCAACTATCACTTAAAATCAATTGGACTCTGAGATAGACACTCAACATTCAGCCCCTTGTTGGAGAACAGGAcatggacatgtgcattcaaaagctTACAGACGGTCAAATTAAATTGACTTGTAAAGGTCATTGTACATTTCAGGTTCATCTTGGAATTTCACCCAAGCCTGAATATCTTTGTGAGTCGTGTTTAAATTACGGCATATACAGAAGTGGTAAGATTATCTTTGATTTTGCCACCCACGCAGCGATAAAAACTCGACTCCAAACATTGCACAAAGGGGACGGGGAGGACACTTTGCGCAAGGCCACGATCGACATGCGGTCTCATCCACCTCATTTGGTCAAATGGGGTCCtatgtattgtatgtactgTGTCCCAAGGGGTTTTGAGGTTACTTCTGGATCCAGATAATCTTGTCTGGCTCTGTAGAAAAaattactgtattgtttttcagGCTGCTAAGCATTTGTATggttctaaaatcatttcaagTAAGTGATCTTCCTGCATTCTGCTCAATTCTACAGATTAAAACCTTGGCTCTTCTTTTACCTGCGCTGTTATCCGTTCGTCGCACTCTATCCGTGAGGTCGGAGTTGTAATCTGGGATTCCCTAACCCTGGATTGGGAACTGCTGCCTGTCACTGGGTGGTTTGTTAATCTGATGGTAATGATTTAATCCCTTTATTAGcgtaaaatatacacacaccttCAGAAGGtttaaaataatcccaaaaCAAATGGGACCAAAAAGTTACTTTCGCTTTACAAATTGTAAAAGTGTatggaaaacaaaatcaaagccttatttttgttgttggttaaAAACAAATGGTCTTGAATTATCTGTAATTTGTCCTGtttcataaaaacaattatgCACTTAAATTCTAAtacattatataatatataaaacacacacaatgtagtTTGTATAACTCTGTTAGACTTTTCACAATATAGACTTTTAAAGCAAAATGTGTAAAGCATTTGTTTACGACCTGTAAATAAAGATGCCAGCAGACTTCTGTGTCGCACTTATTTATTACTTTGGCTTTTGAATATTAAGAGCTCcctgatgataataataataataataataaacatgttgtttgtttgcttgtataCAGTTGTAAACATAgtaaaactgtttaaaaaaaaaaatacatacacacacatttggcACACAAGGCTGAAATGAAATCGAAGACAAGTCACTGGGCTCGCCcagttaaaaagaagaaaggcACTTGTGACGAGAACGATGCAACACCACTCAAACCTATTCCGCCTGTGTGAACGCCGGACCCTTTAAATCCACTGTTAATCTCTGAACTTGCGGTTGGGGTTGGCGCCAAATAAGGACACTCTGATTTCAGGCATCATCTGGAAGGGAGGAAAACCAGCAACATGTACCACATTGTGAGGCCCAGATTAAATCGGATAAATATATGAGCAGCCACATGATTCAATGCTCCCagccatcttttcttttaaatgtttcttaTCAATAGCACAATGCTGTGCTTTCTATACTATATTAGTTCTAGTGTTTTATACTACCTTGCTGTAGTTCActcctcattttgtatttgttcattttagaTCATTCTTTTCTTCCTGTACGGCGACCTTTGAGTgacatgaaattaaaaatatgtttaaactATTATTATGATTTGTATTATTCTAAAAACATTGTATTGTCTATGGTTTTAACATGTCACTCAAGCATCAAATAAATGACTTAGCAATGTGTATTTATAAAGCTTTTATGCagcagttgcacacaaaatttgattCAATTAGAAAAATACAGATATCAAAGAGTACTTTGTACACTTTTGTATCTACGCATCAATAGATTAATAGTGATCACTCACAGATAAAAATCTGTGTGAGGGTGTGCGCCACTGGAATTGtgtgtagtgtagtgtagtgCCCTCTCCAGGCCAAATACTGGTGATTAAACACATTGTTGTCTTCACCTGTTGCGCTAAAAGTTCAAGTCTGTTCTCCAAAGTGTTAGAAACTTTTATCTTGCCGTTGTCATTATACACCTCCACTCCTCCGCAGCtgtcaaaacaaaccaaaaataaataaataaagacaattacaagtattctttatttataaaaaaaaaaaagtaagaagtgTAAGTGTGTAAATGTTAATTGTACATTGAATTTGCTTACATGCTTGACGGTAGAAAATGGTTCATGTCGATTTGGACAACGATGTGTTTTTTCACAGCCGCTTTAAAGATGGGGATGTTCTTATTCACTGCAACctatcgaaaaaaaaaaaaaaaggcaaagatatgCAACTCTTCCTAAAATCTAGCCTCAATGCAACGCTCGTAAATTCCTCTTTCATCCTTGCATCCCAGCTCAAGCTCACCTGAACCATCTCCACATCCTGCTGGCGACAACGAATGATAACTTTCTCTTCCAGCAGTTGGTAGAAACCCTACACATTATACAGGCGCACACTCAAAAAAGGCACATGTTAAAAAGGTTCCCAGTTTGACAACACTCTCGGTGACTAGTTTGTATTTAATCCAGAACAGTTTATCAATACACACGGCTCTATATGTTCTGATTCTAAATTCCTCTTCCTAGTGGGCATGGCTGGCAAATGTCAATTGTTACATTGGCGTATGGGGCACAATTGATTGTGCTCATATCATCTACCTAGCAACAATTGTCCAGGCATTTTAGACTGTCATGTACGCCAGACAGTATCGTTTTAATTTGAGCTTTTAAGTTTTATAATAAgaggcctcacagttctgaggacctgggttcaaatccagcctcgcctgtgtggcgtttgcatgttgtccgcatgcctgtgtgggttttctccgggtactccggtttcctcccacatcccccaaaaaacgtgcacggtaggttaattgaagacgctaacATTTCCCATCgctgagaatgtgagtgcgaatggttgtattgtttatatttgctctatgattggctggcgaccagttcagggtgtaccctgcctctcgcgcAGCTGCGATAGGCTGACTTCTATTCCTCTTCAActactactctttcttcttctttgtattttctggcaTTCGAGATGCCATGTGACACCATtgtgcctctcacaggtcagtcttggtacgaCGCCGTACTTCAGGCTCGGTGGAGGAGGAGATAATGTGATTTGTGTGCCCCTAATTATTGAATTCATTTGTAAACTTAATCTACATGATGTTATACAATTCAATCTGCCTGTGCACCTGTGAGAGCGCCAGCGGTACCATTGAAATCTGTAGCAGTCTGACACCACCACCATCGTCATCACAatcacacacatatgcacacattcTGATCAACACGCAACTAAGAGAAACATGTCAAGAGATGCCCAGGACCAAAATAAAGGTCTGCTAAAGTCGCCTACAGAATGAGAAAAGTGGCTTCTATCCTCCTGTAAGATAATAAAAGGTGTCTCAACTCCACAGCAGATTCATCAGGTTTTCCTCTCCCACAGTCTTTACCTGGAGCACAAGCCCCTCAAGCAATGTGGAGTACCTCGCGGGGTCCTGCGCAATCGCTGCAAGTTTTTGCCGGGCTTCAATCAACAAGTCCTGTGATGCGAGGGTTAAAGCGGTAGAGGAAGTTCCAATGAAAGACAGTGCTACGATGTTTCAATGGAGACATAATCTCGAAATTGATTTGCTGTGACAGATGAATGGCTATGTGGATATTTGGGAGAAAAAGCATGACTGCTTACCGTGATCATGTCATCACGGGCCTTCAGCACCTTCAGCCGTGCTTGGTTCATCAGGTTGGACATCTGGCTACGTAgccataggaaaaaaaaaaacaacaacaacaacaacaaaaaacgtcaCAGCTTAAACGAGAACATTCGGAAAGCACAAGACTTCCACCTTTCGTCACCGGTGAAATCACTGAGTAGCAGTCTCTCATCTTAAACAGCAAAATGAGGTCAAGTTAAATCGAGATACAACATCCAATATTTTATACAAGCACTTTCGAAcctgatttgatatgactgaaATTTACAAGagattaaaatattttctggTTTAGCTCCACGCGAATCCTGATTTGCAATTCAAGACTCTGACTCAGTATGAACTTGCAAATGTAGTTCTTCTGGGTGTAGCATGAAAATTGATAGCATAgtgtaaaatgaacatttgaaggaataacttttttttttttttttgggcgtgTGCACTTGCGCAGCTCTAATATTGCAATTAATGTCTTGGATAAATGACTCACATTTTCTTATGCTGTTCAATCTGCTTTTCCTTCTTCTCGTAGTAGTCCATTATTTTCACCCTCTGCGTTTGCACTAAACGTCCTTTCTCGATGTTGAACTCTTCCTC includes these proteins:
- the LOC133478751 gene encoding V-type proton ATPase subunit E 1-like isoform X3; amino-acid sequence: MMAFIEQEANEKVEEIDAKAEEEFNIEKGRLVQTQRVKIMDYYEKKEKQIEQHKKIQMSNLMNQARLKVLKARDDMITDLLIEARQKLAAIAQDPARYSTLLEGLVLQGFYQLLEEKVIIRCRQQDVEMVQVAVNKNIPIFKAAVKKHIVVQIDMNHFLPSSICGGVEVYNDNGKIKVSNTLENRLELLAQQMMPEIRVSLFGANPNRKFRD
- the LOC133478751 gene encoding V-type proton ATPase subunit E 1-like isoform X4: MALTDADVQKQIKHMMAFIEQEANEKVEEIDAKAEEEFNIEKGRLVQTQRVKIMDYYEKKEKQIEQHKKIQMSNLMNQARLKVLKARDDMITGFYQLLEEKVIIRCRQQDVEMVQVAVNKNIPIFKAAVKKHIVVQIDMNHFLPSSICGGVEVYNDNGKIKVSNTLENRLELLAQQMMPEIRVSLFGANPNRKFRD
- the LOC133478751 gene encoding V-type proton ATPase subunit E 1-like isoform X1 yields the protein MALTDADVQKQIKHMMAFIEQEANEKVEEIDAKAEEEFNIEKGRLVQTQRVKIMDYYEKKEKQIEQHKKIQMSNLMNQARLKVLKARDDMITDLLIEARQKLAAIAQDPARYSTLLEGLVLQGFYQLLEEKVIIRCRQQDVEMVQVAVNKNIPIFKAAVKKHIVVQIDMNHFLPSSICGGVEVYNDNGKIKVSNTLENRLELLAQQMMPEIRVSLFGANPNRKFRD
- the LOC133478751 gene encoding V-type proton ATPase subunit E 1-like isoform X2, coding for MALTDADVQKQIKHMMAFIEQEANEKVEEIDAKAEEEFNIEKGRLVQTQRVKIMDYYEKKEKQIEQHKKIQMSNLMNQARLKVLKARDDMITDLLIEARQKLAAIAQDPARYSTLLEGLVLQGFYQLLEEKVIIRCRQQDVEMVQVAVNKNIPIFKAAVKKHIVVQIDMNHFLPSSICGGVEVYNDNGKIKVSNTLENRLELLAQQVAVQEEKNDLK